From the genome of Marasmius oreades isolate 03SP1 chromosome 1, whole genome shotgun sequence:
CTCTCCGGGTCCCTGAAAGACCTCCATTCGGCAGAACGCGCCTCGTCTATTTCGGACTGAGTTCTGTGTCGGATGAACACGGGCTTCCCTCGCCATTTTATAATCACGTTCTTGCCCTCTGGAATGTTACCCAACTCAACTTCTACCTTTGCCAGAGCAAGTACATCGGCAGAAGCGGACATTGTCTGCAAGAATTCGGTGACAGAGGACTTTGCAACCGATGCAGAGAGGACACCCATGGTTCCGACCAAAGCGTAGGAAAGTGTGCGGTTGGAGTCAGTGCTGTTGGTGCGGTAAGATCCAAAGTCGGGAACCTCAGGTGCATCTTTCGCGACTGCAGAGGTATGAAGAAGGCGGGATTGGaaagtggtggtggtcggAGCTGTGATATGTGAAAGGTGAATTTGTAGGAATATTCGAAGGAGAGATTCACACACCATTCAAGAGTGTCTTGGAAGACAACGAATGTGTAGTTCTTTGGAAACCGCCTGCCCACCGAGGAGGAGTATCTAAACGAGGACCCGAAGGACCATGACCATGACCATGGTCGTCGGCTGACGCTCGAACATGAAGATTTAGTGCGGGAGCTGCTGGTACACCAGAAGCTAGTGTCCGCACGGTTGGCGCCAAATTGATAGATTTTTTCACGGCCTGAAAACTAGCCATGAAGAGGGCAAGTACGGTGGATGGAGGAAAGGTTGGTAGGTTTCGGTGCTGCCGGCGACTGCCGGCGAACGGTAAGCAGGTCGCCGATTCCTCCCGTAACTCAGGTAAGCCACTTATAAGATATCCACCACCAATTACAGTTACATTctgtatctatctatctacaTGGGGTACATTGTTACATGTTGTTACAATCTCTGGAGTGTTAGGTGCTTCTGTAAGCAATTCAATACCCTTTTCTTAGGATATTTGGGTGCAACTCGGTATCCTTTTTGTTGAACTAATCGACGCATCGTGCCCGGATAGTCGGTGATGAGTCCATCAACGCCCGCATCTAACACCTCTTCTGCCACGTCCAAACGGTTTACCTGGTCCATCATCAGAAGACACCCAGGCTACAATAAGGAAACGACGTACAGTCCACGGCACAACGAGCATGTTGAATGCGTGGGCCCTGTCCACCATGGACTTCGTCGTGAATGGAACGTACCCAGAATCATCGATTTCACGCGAAGCCATGTCAGCTGGGGACAATATGTCTGCACTAATGGTGTGAGCTGCTTCTGCAATTTGTTCCCCAAACGATCCTTCAAACGCATCCAGACGTACGCCGCCAAGCCAAGGGGAAGTCGAATTATCAGGCATGACGGCGGTTTCCCTTGGAGGGATTGTTAGTGAAACCGATTTCATCGCCTGACAGCAACCCACATATCGATCAGAGCAGCTGTCGGTATTGCAGGATCAAGAGACTGCAAAGACCAAGGTATCTATTCTGTGATCACGAAAGTCACAGGGCCCAAACCAAACGCACCTTCATAGCGATTAGACTCCTCCAGTCAAAGCTTTGATACTAAAAGGTAGACACTCAACCTCTTGAAATGTCAGATGTTATGTGGAAATTTACCGTGATCTGGTAGCGGTACGGGCTCCGTAAAAAAGTTTGGTACTGCTTCTGAACGAAGTACTGGACACTCTTCGTTCGATTAGGGAAGACAGGATCAATCTTGGACTCAATGTTCCACCGTATCTGATGATGCGGGTCCGCGCAGTCGACAAAGTCAAAAAGCTCCTGTAACGTGGATATCTTCGTTCCTGGATAGATAAGTTGCAGAGctaatatgggaaagtcggTGCCGAAGGGGTCGGAATCTTTATGTTTGTTGACGCACGAAAGTCGTTCTGCCGCTGAGAGCCACAGTCTAGCGTTTTGACCTGCGCAAGTGTAAGATTTGCCAACATTTTTCCAACGTAGGGAAAATCAGGGTCGTTTTGAAACTAAAGAAACGTTAGATGGTTGTGAGGATTGCAGAAATAGTCATGCACGTACTACTGGAACGGTGTCCCGGCATTTCGTAGTGAGAATTTCTTCATCATGCCAGACGACAACGACCCCATCCTCAAGAGGGGGTATTCAAAACTTGAAAGCAGAACGTGGACTTCGCGCACCTTTGTTACACCGTTATCTAACTCTAGTGTGGAAGACCCATCGATCAACGACCTGAACACTTATGGTAACTTTGCGTGAGCAACAACGACGTAGTTACCAGGCAAAAGCGGGAAGCAGATTTTCTACAACTTTCCCCCGTCCTCCTCGATGCGCCTTTATCCACATGATAAGGACATGCAGAGTAGATAAGAACGCAAGCGGAAATACCACACCTGGAGGTCGAAGTACTGTACTGTGCTACTGGGAAGGACGACTTGACTCGGGTTTGCTTTGGCAGAACCGGGATGGACGAGAAGCGCGGCCAGGAAGGCGAGGGAGAGTATGGAGCCCATCGATGTAAGAAAAAGTGCGTGGACGTGTCCAAAAACAAAAAGATTTGGGCCCAATGTTGAGACATAAAGCTGGCGGAAAGAACGAACGTTCCTCTAGTATTGATCCTTGCGGAGCGGGAAACTCTGATCCCAGCGTGTGGCTGGGAGTCGAATCCTTTCCGTCATTGTCTGGACACGTTCGTCCCTTTCTCGACATCCAACTTTCCTTGATTCCGGGCTTTGATCAAACGGAGACAATAAAATGCAAAGCGTTTCATTGGATTCTACCTCAAGCCAGCTTGAAGGCTATTTTAAACCTGTATTCTCCGAGATAGTCCTGTCCTTGTCAACGTTAGCCAATCCCAAATTCTTCCATTCATCCCGCTCCATTAGTCCTCTGCATCGAAAGTGTTCAGCGTGACGTTAAGAACTCGAGGAAGCTGTGTTTTTACTTTTGCATTCGACACCCGAGATAGTTCTTGCTCATTTCCCGACATGTAGTAGAGGTGTTGGAGTTGTTTCGCAGGCACTTCATGTAGTCCAACATTTGCTTCTTGCATTCTCCTGCTGTAGATTAGTACTATTCGCATAGCCTTGATTTCACTCTTACCATAGTGGTCAAGAGGGAAAGACCCACGATTTGGAGGGGTTACTTTGAAGCCTCCATTAATGGATGGTGGTCGCCCAAAAGACATGTTAAACACGAATCCATAATTAGCTAATCTAGTTAGAATATCGGCAAGTTCCGAAATTTCCACATGGCCACGCGTTGGATATTCAAATATTTGTCACAGTATTACTCACTGGAACAAGTTCAGTCGCGAACGACCCTACTGTAGTTGCCAAAACTAACATATCTAGGGCTCGCCAGGCTCCTGGCGACCGGTCGTATAGATAGACTTTGCGACAGGTTTCTACTGAGGACCCAAATCCCAAATTCCATGTTGCACGTTATTGTAAAGTTTACGGAGAATCTAATCGGtcgcaaaaaaaaacatccTAACCTCGATCTTGATCTTGGTTGTGTACACTGGAATGAAGGGACAAAGCGGTAATTATctcctcttctctttcttcgacCTCGCTTttgcctttccttttccctcaGGCAAATAATCGCCTGAATTATCCTCGTCTGACTCTGATTCTTCATGATCCTTCGACGCGTTACTTGCTGGATTTGAATGATCCGCTTGTGCCATAGAGCTCCCTTCCCCCAAGTTAGGTATTGTATGAGGCGAAATATCTATACCGGCCATACGGCTACCCTTAAGCATCACTATCTCCTTCAACCACCCGTTTTCGCGGCGCAAATCTGCGGCCTCACGTTCCAATATATCAGCACGCCCTGACAGTTCGGAGACAGTCTGTTCTAAGTTCAGATTTCTCAACTTCTTTTTTATGCGAAATCGGGCTACAGGCAAGGGTATCAATGACAGCAACATTTTCCTGTCTTGGGACAAATTCACCTGACGCGGCTGTATTTCTTTGTCGTTTGTCCTCAGCGATGGCTGTCGCCGCCGCCTCATCATCGACTGGATGGGGCGTCGCAGCGGCAGATGACGGTTTTGGCGATGATGGTCCTGCCGGTAAAGGGCTTCGAGAGGGTACATAGTGCCGTGTTTGTGTCTGCTCCGGTTGCGCAACACCGAGGGATACAGGGCCTTGAAATAACGTTCCACCGGCCAAAAAACCGGCTGCCGGTGATCGTGGTGAATGAAACGGGTGATGATTGGGTGCTTGTTGCCACGGACTGAACGCTGGGGATGTATAGGTTTGGCCGAACGGATTGTGATACACAGTTGGATTAGTGGGACCGGGCGGGAGGGTTGCAGGATTTATGCCCTGCGATTGGAAGTAATTTAAGAGGGCAGAATACGAGTTCATAGTGTTGGGTTGCGAAGGTAGTGAGCCGGCATTAGCTGCAAATTGAGCGAGAAGAACAGCGTCACTGATCTAGATGATATAAATAAATTGGGACCCGTTGCATAAGATGAAGCCGCACTCACATTGGAGGCAGATGGAACCCGCGATTGACTGTTTTGAGAAACTGAAGACGTACTCTGTTGAGGACCTTTTCCTTGAAATGATTCGTGCTGTCCTGGTTCATCGTCCATATCGAAGGAAAAGTCGAGAGTCTGCCAACGATCCAATTCTGTTTGTAGTAAAGCGAGTTCGTTTATGTTGGAAGCATCAAGGGGCGGGTAGAAAACCATGTCAGAAGTATATGATAAATAATCGAGGACCCTTTTCCGTACGAGAACGTTGAAGCAACGCGTACATGAATTAAGAGCTGAGTGATACGCAATTCGCAAACAGGATTGCGACAACACAGGAAGCCATAACGCCACTGGTGAATCGGTTTGAATTGCCGGCTCGTATATGCAATACGCGTTTACAGATTAGACTACGCGTCGAGAGGGTTTGATTGATGACTATTGTCGAAGAGATGTGTCAGAAGACGGTAGAAGTTGCCCAGTGAAGAGGAAGTGTGGGTAAGCTAACCGAGGTTTGTCGAATTTCGACTCGCGTGAGCTATTCGGAATTCGAGAACGAGCGAACCGGTTCGAGTTTGAGGCTTAGTCATCAGTTAGTAGTTTCGCATACGCGTACGCGTCTAGACGCAGAAGATTACTCTCAATTACAATTATCATGGTAAACTTCACTCTTCATTCAACTCCTTTCACTCAAATTACTTTGCTCAGATTGTACGAGTAAGGACAAAGGATGGCAACTTTCGCTTCGACCTGCCATCCTCCGCGGACGTGAGCCAGTTATTGAAAAAGGTGTGTACCCTTTGAGATCCAGTTGGCAGGGTATGAATTCGTTGCTCAGATACTAGAAACTACTGTGGATGCCGACGATCATAGTCTTACAATATCTAATAAACCACGAGGAGGGGAGATACCTGTTTTGAGCTTGAAAGGGAAATCACTGAAGGAAATCGGAATCAAGTAAGGTAATTTTTCGTTGTCCTATCCACATTCTTTGAATCTCCTTAGTCATGGCGACCTGTTTTTTGTGCAATACCAAACGAAAACTCAAGGGGCAACGACGCCACCAGAACAATCTCCCAGTACAATTCAAGTTTCCGGCGATATACCCCATCGGCCATGGGAATCAGTTCAAGAGGATGCGGTGGATGTTTACTGGAGGAGTAAAGACGGGAAGATCCCCCGCCAGCGGGATGCGCAGTTTTGCAAACATGGTCCGAAAGGAATGTGTGATTATTGCATGCCCTTAGAGCCGTACGACGCTGCATATCACAAAGAACACGGAATCAAGCATCTCTCCTACCATTCCTATCTGCATCAACTCACCCCGAAATcgtcatccgattctgcaaGTTCCTTACCACCCCTCAATCCATTGAACTACAAAGTGAAAATCCCGTGTCCCGCAGGCAACCACCCACCATGGCCTGCCAGTATCTGCACTTCCTGCCAGCCATCTGCGATTACTCTCCATTCTCAATCGTATCGAATGGTTGACCACTTGGAAATTGCATCCATGGAGATTATTGATCGATTCTTACACGCCTGGCGAAGGACGGGATCGCAGCGCTTTGGCTGGTTGCTTGGAAGATACGAACCGTATGATAAAGTTCCGATGGGAATCAAGGCTGTCGTAGAAGCGATACACGAACCAGCTCAAGAGGGCGAACTTGATGGACTTACTCTTGGCTTACCATGGGAGGATGAGCCCCGTATCCGAGCGCTCACTGCTCACGCATCGACTCCTTTGACAGTTGTGGGGTATGTTTTCACGGACCTTGTTCCGACAGAAGAAGACCGAACGAAGAATGTTTATAAGAGACATCCACAATCCTTCCTGATGTCGTCACTTGAGGCCATCTTCGCTGCGACCATGCAATCGAAAAACCCCACGCCTTCGAAATCATCATACACTGGAAAATTCTCTTCGCGGTTGGTCACCGCGATTCTCACTGCCACGGAGGACGGTCAAGTCGACGTTTCTGCATACCAGGTCTCCGAACAAGCTATGGCCATGGTGGAAGCAGACATGATTGAAGCTAGCGTTGACCCCGGCATTGTGCGCCTCAAGGAAGAAGATCGAACCGTTGACTCGGCGCGATACATACCGGACGTGTTTTTCACCTACAAAAATGAGTATGGTTTAGAGGTCAAAAAAAGCGCAAAACCGGCATTCCCGGTGGAATATCTAATGGTGAACGTACGTATCCTCTATTTCCCTACCATCTCGATATCAAATAACGCCACGCGTTTCAACATAGGTTACGCATGGTTTCCCTCAA
Proteins encoded in this window:
- the FES1 gene encoding hsp70 nucleotide exchange factor fes1 (BUSCO:EOG09264MIL) — its product is MASFQAVKKSINLAPTVRTLASGVPAAPALNLHVRASADDHGHGHGPSGPRLDTPPRWAGGFQRTTHSLSSKTLLNAPTTTTFQSRLLHTSAVAKDAPEVPDFGSYRTNSTDSNRTLSYALVGTMGVLSASVAKSSVTEFLQTMSASADVLALAKVEVELGNIPEGKNVIIKWRGKPVFIRHRTQSEIDEARSAEWRSFRDPESDEQRTKRPEWLVMLGVCTHLGCVPIGEAGDFGGWFCPCHGSHYDISGRARKGPAPLNLEIPQYEFNDAEGKLVVG
- a CDS encoding uncharacterized protein (BUSCO:EOG09260UA2), coding for MIVRVRTKDGNFRFDLPSSADVSQLLKKILETTVDADDHSLTISNKPRGGEIPVLSLKGKSLKEIGINHGDLFFVQYQTKTQGATTPPEQSPSTIQVSGDIPHRPWESVQEDAVDVYWRSKDGKIPRQRDAQFCKHGPKGMCDYCMPLEPYDAAYHKEHGIKHLSYHSYLHQLTPKSSSDSASSLPPLNPLNYKVKIPCPAGNHPPWPASICTSCQPSAITLHSQSYRMVDHLEIASMEIIDRFLHAWRRTGSQRFGWLLGRYEPYDKVPMGIKAVVEAIHEPAQEGELDGLTLGLPWEDEPRIRALTAHASTPLTVVGYVFTDLVPTEEDRTKNVYKRHPQSFLMSSLEAIFAATMQSKNPTPSKSSYTGKFSSRLVTAILTATEDGQVDVSAYQVSEQAMAMVEADMIEASVDPGIVRLKEEDRTVDSARYIPDVFFTYKNEYGLEVKKSAKPAFPVEYLMVNVTHGFPQSPSPLFRSIQFPIENRQGLEDQTIESVLAQLARLDAPNIEDSRHAKPGNAHKTFALAKWLSDWHLISFLDTTQLLSPDDIRLLLKTVSSPTLLEDQNQLDPVLGTDGWQTLMTFAREHAPRPPMPSSMDEDDAIPQDVLDQIAAEEAATSGGVTPSTKTCPHCTFENDSIRSDCDVCGLPL